One genomic segment of Candidatus Sulfotelmatobacter sp. includes these proteins:
- the msrA gene encoding peptide-methionine (S)-S-oxide reductase MsrA, whose protein sequence is MTTHPREIATLAGGCFWCLEAVFKELKGVERVVSGYAGGQVANPSYEDVCTGSTGHAEVVQVTFDPEVITYRDLLQVFFSIHDPTTLDRQGHDVGTQYRSAIFTHSPEQERIARATIAELGATKLWSDPIVTKIE, encoded by the coding sequence ATGACGACCCATCCGCGGGAAATCGCCACCCTGGCCGGTGGCTGCTTCTGGTGCCTCGAAGCGGTGTTCAAGGAGTTGAAAGGCGTGGAACGCGTGGTCTCGGGCTACGCCGGCGGCCAGGTCGCCAACCCGAGCTACGAGGACGTGTGCACGGGCTCGACCGGCCACGCCGAAGTGGTGCAAGTGACGTTCGATCCCGAAGTGATCACCTACCGCGATCTGCTCCAGGTGTTCTTCAGCATTCACGATCCCACCACGCTCGACCGGCAAGGTCACGACGTCGGCACGCAGTACCGCTCGGCGATCTTCACTCATTCGCCGGAGCAGGAGCGCATCGCGCGCGCCACCATCGCCGAACTCGGCGCGACGAAGCTGTGGAGCGATCCGATCGTGACGAAGATCGAG